The genomic window CCGTGTCTAAGTAAGAAGGTCAGAGGAGCTTCCAGGATAAAAATAACTTTGCTGTAGTTATCACATACATTCTGCAGAAGGGAGTATATGAAGGTGTTTACGAGGATATGTTTTTTCCCCTGAAAGAGAAGGACACCAGAGCTGTATAGCCTTATTATCTCCTCCAGCTTGCTAACTGCGTTTCTATCTGGGCAGAGTTTGCTAAGGGGTGGTATGTGGTAAGGAGTTTTTAATATATAGACCACATAGCTACCCCTTTGGGTTATATACTTTACCCTGAACCTACCCACATTTTGAAGACCAAAGGAGAACATGCCCTCTTTTCCAAGTGGTCCAAGTGCAAAGGGTGTGTGGCTTCTAAGGGCTACCAGTGTATCCCTTATATCCTCAGGGGTGAGAAGGGTATCTGAAACTTTTAGAAGTTTCTGCCCCCTCTTCTCTGTTATAAAGGCTTTTGGCACAAGGTATACCTCCCTTATGTCTTCGCTGGCACTCAAATAGTTGATTATATGCGGTGCGTAATTCATTGTAAAATCTCCTTGTTGACAATTCTCATAACCACTCCTTCACTAAGAGAATTATATTATGTCTAAAAGCCAGGAGGAAAAAATGGCGGTAAAGGATATTATGGAAGCCCTCAGAGATGAGATGGTTAAC from Hydrogenobacter sp. T-8 includes these protein-coding regions:
- a CDS encoding twitching motility protein translates to MNYAPHIINYLSASEDIREVYLVPKAFITEKRGQKLLKVSDTLLTPEDIRDTLVALRSHTPFALGPLGKEGMFSFGLQNVGRFRVKYITQRGSYVVYILKTPYHIPPLSKLCPDRNAVSKLEEIIRLYSSGVLLFQGKKHILVNTFIYSLLQNVCDNYSKVIFILEAPLTFLLRHGQSLVVQREVGVDVDTFEEGLRDAFYMNPHIIFMGYREVIPAKEAEYLLRLAEDALLLLNAPALDKVFTEFFKPLIRAWVYVSSNTDGTVSLSFKDTEPQAQESR